The genomic DNA CGGTGTTGCTTATGTGTGGAACAAGGAAGGAGACTTCGACTACTACTGCAATATGGAGATGGTCGAACTCTCGCTGATCGAAGACAGCACGACACGCAAGGAACTGCACGAACTGATCCGCAAACATTACCATTTCACTGGCAGTCACCTCGCAAGCAAAATGCTTGACAACTGGAACAAGTATGTGGATGAATTCATACAGATCGTCCCGATCGAATATAAAAAGGTCTTGCAGGAAGAGCAGATGAAGAAGTTGCAACAAAAAATCGCTGAAATGCAGCGCGACTACTAAACGGCAGGGATACGTACCCGGCAAGTGAGGAGCGACCGTCCTTATGCGTGAGGAGTCACCGTCCTTACAAGGTCCCCCCTACCCATCCGGGCCGAATTACGAAGAAAAGAAAAGTATCAGTATAAACAATCAATTACCAACATGGGAAATCCGAAAGCATTCCTCACCATACACCGGCAAGAAGCCGGATATCGTCCCGTTCATGAACGCATCGACGACTTTAGCGAAGTAGAACAAACGCTCAACAGCAGCGACCGCCGCACACAGGCTTCCCGCTGCATGGACTGCGGCGTGCCCTTCTGCCACTGGGCCTGCCCGTTAGGTAACAAACAACCCGAATGGCAAGACCTGCTCTATAAAGGCAGATGGCGCGAAGCCTTCCACGTGTTGGAGCAGACCTGCGACTTCCCGGAGTTTACCGGACGCATCTGCCCCGCTCTCTGTGAGAAAAGCTGTGTGCTGAAACTGAGCTGTGACGAGCCTGTCACGATACGCGAGAACGAAGCCTCCATCGTAGAGGCCGCTTTTCGCGAAGGATACATCCAACCGGTCCGCCCCATCCGCAACGGCAAGCGGGTAGCCGTGATCGGCAGCGGCCCGGCCGGACTGACAGCAGCCAACCAACTGAACCGCCGGGGATACGAAGTAACGGTATTCGAGAAATACGAACTCCCAGGCGGCCTGCTCCGATTCGGTATTCCGAACTTCAAATTAGGGAAGAACATCATCGACCGCCGTATCCGGCTGATGGAACAGGAAGGGATCGTCTTCAAAGTCAACACGATGGTCGGCAACGAAGTATCCGCCAAAGAGATCGCCTCGACGTTCGATGCCGTCTGTATCGCCATCGGTTCCGAAGTGCCGCGCGACCTCCCCATCGAAGGGCGTAATCTGAAAGGCGTCCATTTCGCCCTCGAACTGTTGTCACAACAGAACCGTATCCTCGAAGGCATCGTCATCCCGCCTAAAGACATCATCAACTGCAAAGGCAAGAAAATCCTCATCATCGGTGGCGGCGACACGGGAAGCGACTGCGTCGGGACAGCCAATCGCCACAAAGCCGCTAACGTGACGCAAATCGAAATCATGCCCCAGCCGCCCGTCGGACATAACCCGACAACTCCCTGGCCCCTGTACCCGCAAGTGCTGAAAACGAGCAGCAGCCACGAAGAAGGATGCATCCGCCGCTGGAACCTCGCCTCCGTCCGTTTCATCGGCGAAAAGAACACACTGAAAGGCGTCGAAGTCGAAGAGGTGGAATGGTTGCCTGCGAAAAACGGCGGACGTCCCGAAATGTGGAAGACAGGCCGTACGGAAATAATCGAAGCCGACCTCGTCTTCCTCGCGATGGGCTTCATCCACCCCGAACAGGAAGGGCTGATCAAAGAACTTTCCATCGCCGTCGACACACGCGGCAACATCGCCGTCGATCCGGGCACCAACCGGATAGCCGACACTAATATCTTCGCCTCAGGCGATGCCGTCAGCGGTGCCAGCCTCGTTGTCCGTGCCATGGCCTCCGGTCGCAAAGCAGCAGCCGCTATCGACAAATACCTGCACCCCCATAAATCATAATTCATAATTCATAAATCATAATTCCCATGTGTGGTATTACAGCAATCTTCAACATCCATAGCAGCGCCGCCGACCTTCGTCAGCAAGCCCTGAAAATGAGTAAACGTATCCGTCACCGCGGCCCGGACTGGAGCGGCATCTATCAAGGAAAAACCGCCATCCTCGCCCATGAACGCCTCTCCATCGTCGATCCTGCATCCGGCGGACAACCGCTGAGAAGCAAAGACGGCAAACTGATCCTCACCGTCAACGGCGAGATATATAACCATCGCGAACTCCGCGGACAGTTGAAAGACGAATACGAATTCCAGACCGGAAGCGACTGCGAGGTCATCCTCGCCCTCTACCGCAAATACGGCGTGGGATGCGTGGAAAAGCTGAGCGGGATCTTCGGATTCGCTCTCTACGACGAAGCGAACGACTGTTACCTGATCGCCCGCGATCCGATCGGCGTCATCCCCCTCTATATCGGCCACGACGA from Parabacteroides merdae ATCC 43184 includes the following:
- a CDS encoding glutamate synthase subunit beta, which produces MGNPKAFLTIHRQEAGYRPVHERIDDFSEVEQTLNSSDRRTQASRCMDCGVPFCHWACPLGNKQPEWQDLLYKGRWREAFHVLEQTCDFPEFTGRICPALCEKSCVLKLSCDEPVTIRENEASIVEAAFREGYIQPVRPIRNGKRVAVIGSGPAGLTAANQLNRRGYEVTVFEKYELPGGLLRFGIPNFKLGKNIIDRRIRLMEQEGIVFKVNTMVGNEVSAKEIASTFDAVCIAIGSEVPRDLPIEGRNLKGVHFALELLSQQNRILEGIVIPPKDIINCKGKKILIIGGGDTGSDCVGTANRHKAANVTQIEIMPQPPVGHNPTTPWPLYPQVLKTSSSHEEGCIRRWNLASVRFIGEKNTLKGVEVEEVEWLPAKNGGRPEMWKTGRTEIIEADLVFLAMGFIHPEQEGLIKELSIAVDTRGNIAVDPGTNRIADTNIFASGDAVSGASLVVRAMASGRKAAAAIDKYLHPHKS